From a single Rhodococcus qingshengii JCM 15477 genomic region:
- a CDS encoding monovalent cation/H+ antiporter complex subunit F, with product MNGFITTILIISGVILLIAAVLTTFRLLDGPSSLDRLVALDTIIAVSMCGLAVWAAYSKDTTIVPAIVALALVGFIGSVSVARFRVSDQ from the coding sequence ATGAACGGGTTCATCACCACGATCTTGATCATTTCCGGAGTGATTCTGCTGATCGCCGCCGTACTGACCACGTTCCGATTGCTCGACGGTCCGAGCTCACTCGACCGCCTCGTCGCCCTGGACACGATCATCGCGGTCTCGATGTGTGGACTCGCGGTCTGGGCCGCGTACAGCAAAGACACGACCATCGTTCCCGCGATCGTCGCGCTGGCGCTGGTCGGCTTCATCGGTTCCGTGTCCGTCGCGCGCTTCCGGGTGAGTGACCAGTGA
- a CDS encoding Na+/H+ antiporter subunit E translates to MKREQVLRVGILLWLMVVWILLWGNISFGNIFGGLAVGLIIMVLLPLPRVPVEGRVHLLSILRLLWMIVYYAIQSSIQVAWLAIRPSPPPVTGVLRYQLGIKSDLVLTLCIDVLNLIPGTMVLEIDQNRRIVYVHVLDVGSQKAVSAFYRSVEDLERLFIASFERDSDWQPSPWHQRDYEFDAPRQEDQP, encoded by the coding sequence ATGAAACGCGAACAGGTACTCCGCGTCGGGATCCTGCTGTGGCTGATGGTCGTATGGATCCTGTTGTGGGGCAACATCAGTTTCGGCAACATCTTCGGCGGACTCGCCGTCGGCCTGATCATCATGGTCCTGCTTCCCCTCCCCCGCGTACCGGTCGAGGGTCGGGTACATCTGCTGTCGATTCTGCGTCTGTTGTGGATGATCGTGTACTACGCGATCCAGTCGAGTATCCAGGTCGCGTGGCTGGCGATCCGTCCGTCGCCGCCGCCGGTCACCGGAGTTCTGCGGTACCAACTCGGGATCAAGTCCGACCTGGTTCTCACGCTGTGCATCGACGTTCTCAACCTGATCCCCGGCACGATGGTTCTCGAGATCGACCAGAACCGACGCATCGTCTACGTCCACGTGCTCGACGTCGGCTCGCAGAAAGCCGTCAGCGCGTTCTACCGCTCGGTGGAGGACCTCGAGCGGTTGTTCATCGCGTCGTTCGAACGTGATTCGGACTGGCAACCCAGCCCATGGCACCAGCGCGACTACGAATTCGATGCACCCCGGCAGGAGGACCAACCATGA
- a CDS encoding Na+/H+ antiporter subunit D, whose translation MTISDNLMGALAPLPVLIPMLAAAATLVVGRRPRFQRVITLIALVGVVAVSGLLLYLADRDGTTAVQVGGWDSPIGITLVVDRLSAMMLVVSSVVLLAVMIYAIGQGIRDGSEAQPVSIFLPTYLALTAGISNAFLAGDLFNLYVGFEVLLAASFVLLTLGASADRVRAGVSYVMVSMVSSLIFLAGIAFAYAATGTLNMADMALRFDNIPPGTRTAIFAVLLVAFGIKAAVFPLSAWLPDSYPTAPAPITAVFAGLLTKVGVYAIIRAHSLLFPQGELDNVLMVCGLLTMVVGIMGAIAQSDIKRLLSFTLVSHIGYMIFGIALSTTSGLSGAIYYVAHHIIVQTTLFLVVGLIERQAGSSSLRRLGGLAAASPILAIVFLIPALNLGGIPPFSGFIGKVALLQAGAADASALAWILVAGGTITSLLTLYAVARVWTKAFWRARADAPEGDLADVSPSALIDESEEDIAFVDREDVGKIPLFMLIPTVGLVIVGLALTVFAGRIIDISDRAAKDLQDRSIYIDAVLGNHRPVPVDEAPVAADDPAAVPNTEAPNTDVPNTEEAPR comes from the coding sequence ATGACCATCTCGGACAACCTGATGGGAGCCCTTGCGCCCCTGCCCGTCTTGATCCCGATGCTGGCCGCAGCTGCGACGCTGGTCGTCGGCCGACGTCCTCGTTTCCAGCGCGTGATCACACTGATCGCGCTCGTCGGCGTCGTCGCGGTGTCGGGCTTGCTGCTCTACCTCGCCGACCGCGACGGTACGACGGCCGTTCAGGTCGGCGGCTGGGACTCCCCCATCGGCATCACACTCGTGGTCGACCGTCTCTCGGCGATGATGCTCGTGGTCTCGTCGGTGGTGTTGCTCGCCGTCATGATCTACGCGATCGGTCAGGGTATTCGCGACGGCAGCGAGGCCCAGCCGGTCTCGATCTTCCTGCCGACCTATCTCGCATTGACTGCCGGAATCTCCAACGCGTTCCTCGCCGGTGACCTCTTCAACCTCTACGTCGGGTTCGAGGTTCTGCTCGCCGCGAGTTTCGTGCTCCTGACGCTCGGTGCCAGCGCCGACCGCGTCCGGGCCGGCGTCTCGTACGTGATGGTCTCGATGGTGTCCTCGCTGATCTTCCTGGCGGGCATCGCCTTCGCCTACGCGGCGACCGGCACCCTCAACATGGCCGACATGGCCCTGCGCTTCGACAACATTCCGCCGGGCACACGAACCGCCATCTTCGCTGTCCTGCTCGTGGCGTTCGGCATCAAGGCCGCGGTTTTCCCGCTGTCCGCGTGGCTACCGGACTCGTATCCGACCGCGCCCGCACCGATCACCGCCGTCTTCGCCGGGTTGCTCACCAAGGTCGGTGTGTACGCGATCATCCGCGCACACTCACTGCTGTTCCCGCAAGGAGAACTCGACAACGTACTGATGGTGTGCGGCCTGCTCACGATGGTGGTCGGCATCATGGGTGCCATCGCGCAGAGCGACATCAAACGTCTGCTCTCGTTCACACTGGTCAGCCATATCGGTTACATGATCTTCGGTATCGCACTGTCCACGACGTCCGGGCTGTCCGGCGCGATCTACTACGTCGCCCACCACATCATCGTGCAGACGACGCTCTTCCTCGTCGTGGGTCTGATCGAACGACAAGCCGGGTCGTCGTCGCTGCGCCGTCTCGGCGGTCTGGCGGCGGCCAGCCCGATCCTCGCGATCGTCTTCCTGATCCCGGCGCTGAATCTCGGTGGTATCCCGCCGTTCTCGGGCTTCATCGGCAAGGTCGCGCTCCTTCAGGCCGGTGCGGCCGACGCCAGCGCGTTGGCTTGGATCCTCGTTGCCGGCGGCACGATCACCAGCTTGCTGACGCTCTACGCCGTCGCCCGCGTGTGGACCAAGGCTTTCTGGCGAGCCCGGGCCGACGCGCCCGAAGGTGACCTCGCCGACGTCAGCCCGTCAGCGTTGATCGACGAGTCCGAAGAGGACATCGCGTTCGTCGACCGCGAGGATGTCGGCAAGATTCCGCTCTTCATGCTGATTCCGACGGTCGGACTTGTCATCGTCGGTCTGGCACTGACGGTGTTCGCGGGCCGGATCATCGACATCAGCGACAGAGCGGCGAAGGATCTGCAGGACCGGTCCATCTACATCGACGCGGTTCTCGGCAACCACCGGCCCGTGCCGGTCGACGAAGCTCCCGTCGCTGCAGACGACCCCGCAGCCGTTCCGAATACCGAGGCCCCGAACACCGACGTCCCGAATACCGAGGAGGCTCCGCGATGA
- a CDS encoding Na(+)/H(+) antiporter subunit C has protein sequence MSANIGMLILIGVLTSAGVYLLIERSITRMLLGLLLFGNAINLLILTVGGSDGNPPIVGRDSVHEEIADPLAQGMILTAIVITMGIAGFVLALAYRSYKINTADAVEDDPEDTKVLKRRLPADAPDHDRSDDPVTGAPSIGGDAFDKDGNPIPLEQLVNLEDIECYDDLHDGDFEDEPVPDWATDLARKKESEKRRKDARQTKIEGGGGA, from the coding sequence ATGAGCGCAAACATCGGAATGCTGATCCTGATCGGCGTCCTCACGTCGGCCGGTGTCTACCTGCTGATCGAACGAAGCATCACTCGGATGCTGCTCGGTCTACTTCTATTCGGCAACGCCATCAACCTCTTGATCCTCACTGTTGGTGGATCGGACGGGAATCCGCCCATCGTCGGCCGAGATTCGGTCCACGAGGAGATAGCGGATCCGCTCGCCCAGGGCATGATCCTGACGGCGATCGTGATCACGATGGGTATCGCCGGCTTCGTTCTGGCACTGGCGTACCGGTCTTACAAGATCAACACCGCCGACGCCGTCGAGGACGATCCCGAGGACACCAAGGTTCTCAAGCGTCGCCTGCCTGCCGACGCTCCCGACCACGACCGCTCCGACGACCCGGTCACCGGTGCCCCGAGCATCGGCGGCGACGCATTCGACAAGGACGGCAACCCTATTCCCCTCGAACAACTGGTCAACCTCGAGGACATCGAATGCTACGACGACCTCCACGACGGCGACTTCGAGGACGAACCGGTACCCGACTGGGCCACCGACCTTGCTCGTAAGAAGGAATCCGAGAAGCGGCGCAAAGACGCTCGCCAGACCAAGATCGAGGGAGGTGGAGGCGCATGA
- a CDS encoding Na+/H+ antiporter subunit A: protein MLAILLAHAVAALLAPLVVRRLGRNGFFPLAIVPLAGLGWVIDKWGTVETLHITWVPGLSMDIDFRFDALSAIMAVLVLGVGTLILVYCARYFTDDEPRLGIFAAEMVAFAGAMFGLVTSDNMLLLYVFWELTTVLSFLLVGHYAERATSRRAATQALLVTTAGGLAMLVGMIILGQVGGSYNLSELVANPPTGWLPSVAIVLILIGALSKSAIVPLHFWLPGAMAAPTPVSGYLHAAAMVKAGIYLVARLAPGYADSPPWRITIISLGLLSMILAGWRAMRAYDLKLVLAFGTVSQLGFMMVLVGIGTRDAALAGMTMVVAHAMFKAALFMVVGIIDHTTGTRDLRKLAHLGKAAPALAIIASLAAASMAGLPPLLGFVGKEAALESVLETNALGHWSSIAVVTVIVLGSILTVGYSVRFIWGAFGRKTLSKPSPAVSKMHKPGWLFLFAPGLLAVLGLAAGILSPQLEKLLTPYSTTLAPGPHADYHLALWHGFNTPLLLTCIVIAGGIALYIAQRQISRLHFEHPPLGNADRIYDATLRGMDTISMRLTGATQRGSLPRTQSTILATLVVVPLFLLIIDTDGGGVDLRMWDSPIQFTIALMMISAAIAATLMRNRLASVILVGLTGYGCGVLFALHGAPDLALTQFLVETLTLVIFVLVLRKFPAEVDESKAIGFKWPRAALAVAVGITVTTIAAFATNARNTRPIYELLPDAAYDLGNGKNVVNVLLVDIRAWDTLGEISVLLVAATGVASLVFRNRRFGIAPRVADAPSVIVDKAAANSDTTWLRGGDLIDPRHRSLVLEVTTRLIFPTIMVLSIYFFFSGHNAPGGGFAGGLTAGLALVLRYLAGGRYELGEAVPIDAGKILGLGLALAAGTALVSLFLGAPALSSAVFEFTLPLIGHVKLVTALFFDLGVYLIVVGLVLDVLRSLGARLDAEIEVKAP from the coding sequence TTGCTCGCTATCTTGCTTGCCCATGCCGTTGCCGCCCTCTTGGCTCCGCTTGTGGTGCGCAGGTTAGGGCGAAACGGCTTCTTCCCCCTCGCGATAGTCCCCCTCGCCGGCCTCGGCTGGGTCATCGACAAATGGGGCACCGTCGAGACGCTGCACATCACCTGGGTTCCAGGGCTGTCGATGGACATCGACTTCAGGTTCGACGCGCTTTCGGCCATCATGGCCGTGCTCGTCCTGGGTGTCGGCACGCTCATCCTGGTCTACTGCGCCCGCTACTTCACCGACGACGAACCTCGACTCGGTATCTTCGCCGCCGAGATGGTCGCCTTCGCGGGTGCCATGTTCGGGCTAGTGACCAGCGACAACATGCTGCTTCTCTACGTGTTCTGGGAACTGACAACGGTCCTGTCGTTCCTGCTCGTGGGTCACTACGCCGAACGCGCCACCAGCCGCCGCGCCGCGACCCAGGCACTGCTGGTCACCACCGCGGGTGGTCTGGCGATGTTGGTCGGCATGATCATCCTCGGCCAGGTCGGCGGCAGCTACAACCTGTCCGAACTGGTCGCGAACCCGCCGACGGGGTGGCTCCCGTCCGTCGCGATCGTCCTGATCCTGATCGGTGCGCTCTCCAAATCGGCAATCGTGCCCCTGCACTTCTGGCTTCCCGGTGCAATGGCCGCGCCAACCCCTGTCAGCGGTTATCTTCACGCTGCTGCAATGGTCAAGGCCGGTATCTACCTCGTCGCGCGCCTGGCTCCCGGGTACGCCGATTCGCCGCCGTGGCGCATCACCATCATCAGTTTGGGTCTGCTGTCGATGATCCTCGCCGGTTGGCGAGCCATGCGCGCGTACGACCTCAAACTCGTCCTCGCCTTCGGAACCGTCAGCCAACTCGGCTTCATGATGGTCCTGGTCGGCATCGGCACGCGTGACGCCGCCCTGGCCGGTATGACGATGGTCGTGGCGCACGCGATGTTCAAGGCCGCACTCTTCATGGTCGTTGGCATCATCGATCACACGACCGGTACCCGTGACCTGCGCAAACTTGCTCACCTGGGTAAAGCGGCACCCGCTCTCGCGATCATCGCGAGCCTCGCTGCCGCCAGCATGGCCGGTCTGCCACCGCTACTCGGATTCGTCGGCAAGGAAGCCGCACTCGAATCGGTGCTCGAAACGAACGCGCTCGGCCACTGGTCGTCCATCGCCGTCGTCACGGTGATCGTGTTGGGCTCGATCCTCACCGTCGGCTACAGCGTCCGCTTCATCTGGGGCGCCTTCGGACGTAAGACCCTGAGCAAGCCCAGCCCAGCCGTGAGCAAGATGCACAAGCCGGGTTGGCTGTTCCTGTTCGCGCCAGGCCTACTCGCGGTTCTCGGTCTGGCCGCCGGCATTCTCTCGCCCCAACTCGAGAAGCTGCTGACGCCGTACTCGACCACACTGGCCCCCGGACCTCACGCCGACTACCACCTCGCGCTGTGGCACGGATTCAACACTCCGCTGCTGCTCACCTGCATCGTCATCGCCGGCGGCATCGCGCTCTACATCGCGCAGCGTCAGATCAGCCGCCTGCATTTCGAGCACCCGCCGCTCGGCAACGCCGACCGTATCTACGACGCGACCCTGCGCGGCATGGACACCATCTCGATGCGCCTGACCGGTGCCACTCAGCGTGGTTCGCTCCCCCGCACACAGTCGACGATTCTCGCGACGCTGGTCGTTGTGCCGCTGTTCCTGCTGATCATCGACACCGATGGCGGCGGAGTCGACCTTCGGATGTGGGATTCACCCATCCAGTTCACGATCGCGCTGATGATGATCTCGGCCGCCATCGCCGCGACGCTGATGCGCAACCGACTCGCCAGCGTCATCCTCGTCGGACTGACCGGCTACGGCTGCGGCGTGTTGTTCGCGCTGCACGGCGCACCCGACCTCGCGCTGACCCAGTTCCTCGTCGAGACACTGACACTGGTGATCTTCGTGCTCGTGCTCCGGAAGTTCCCCGCCGAAGTCGACGAGAGCAAGGCGATCGGCTTCAAGTGGCCGCGTGCCGCACTCGCCGTCGCCGTCGGTATCACCGTCACCACCATCGCGGCCTTCGCGACCAATGCCCGAAACACTCGTCCGATCTACGAACTGCTTCCCGACGCGGCCTACGACCTGGGCAACGGCAAGAACGTCGTCAATGTCCTACTCGTCGACATCCGCGCATGGGACACCCTCGGTGAGATCTCGGTGCTGCTGGTCGCGGCAACTGGCGTCGCCAGCCTCGTCTTCCGCAACCGCCGGTTCGGTATCGCGCCGCGCGTCGCGGACGCCCCCTCCGTCATCGTCGACAAGGCAGCTGCCAACTCGGACACGACGTGGTTGCGCGGCGGAGACCTCATCGATCCTCGACACCGTTCGCTGGTTCTCGAGGTCACCACGAGGTTGATCTTCCCGACCATCATGGTGTTGTCGATCTACTTCTTCTTCTCCGGTCACAATGCCCCCGGTGGCGGTTTCGCCGGAGGCCTGACGGCGGGCCTGGCGCTGGTACTTCGGTACCTCGCCGGCGGACGCTACGAACTCGGTGAAGCCGTACCCATCGACGCGGGCAAGATTCTCGGCCTCGGTTTGGCGCTGGCCGCGGGCACCGCCCTGGTGTCGCTGTTCCTCGGCGCCCCGGCGCTCTCGTCCGCCGTCTTCGAGTTCACACTCCCGCTCATCGGTCACGTCAAACTGGTCACCGCACTGTTCTTCGACCTGGGCGTCTACCTCATCGTGGTCGGCCTGGTCCTGGACGTACTCCGAAGTCTCGGCGCCCGCCTCGACGCAGAAATCGAGGTGAAAGCACCATGA
- a CDS encoding NUDIX hydrolase, whose translation MNSSTPTTIIRTAALAHIRDRKLIQTRSVGKTAFYMAGGKIDPGETPEQALHREIREELDVDLVDGTVTFLDVFEAHAFGHSADTGLHMSCYLAEMAGDPRPTSEIAEFRYFTLAEYAAMDEVAPGSLKVFHRLASMDLID comes from the coding sequence GTGAATTCGTCGACACCCACCACGATCATCCGTACCGCCGCCCTTGCACACATTCGTGACCGCAAGCTGATCCAGACCCGCTCCGTGGGCAAGACCGCGTTCTACATGGCCGGCGGAAAGATCGACCCGGGTGAGACGCCCGAGCAGGCGTTGCACCGCGAAATTCGGGAGGAACTCGACGTCGATCTGGTCGACGGGACGGTCACGTTCCTCGACGTCTTCGAGGCTCACGCTTTCGGACATTCCGCGGACACGGGCCTGCACATGAGTTGTTATCTGGCGGAGATGGCCGGAGACCCGCGCCCGACCAGCGAGATCGCCGAGTTCCGCTACTTCACGCTCGCCGAGTACGCAGCGATGGACGAGGTGGCGCCCGGATCGCTCAAAGTGTTCCATCGCCTGGCGTCGATGGATCTGATCGACTGA
- a CDS encoding TetR/AcrR family transcriptional regulator: MTDTSGRLTLREKQKQRTRADLVDAAGALFTERGYAAVTVEDIAGRVGCSRATFYLHFPGKIDILKALGSNTVVSSTLAIFQDLDHVLDSGSREEFAGWINRALDWCRDHHHMMRAWDEAMVLEPEFRTLAREGISALPNAMPSYLARWPQSRHDEAKLRVELLLTQVERFFIRWAEQGAITAGADVAADVLTDIWFPALTPPTTDVAAPR, from the coding sequence ATGACAGATACCTCCGGCAGACTGACGCTGCGAGAGAAGCAGAAGCAGCGAACCCGCGCAGACCTCGTGGATGCCGCCGGCGCGCTCTTCACCGAACGCGGATACGCGGCTGTCACCGTCGAGGACATCGCCGGCCGGGTCGGTTGCAGCCGAGCCACCTTCTACCTGCACTTTCCCGGAAAGATCGACATCCTCAAGGCGCTCGGCTCGAACACCGTCGTATCCAGCACCCTCGCCATATTCCAGGATCTCGACCACGTACTCGATTCCGGTTCGCGCGAAGAATTCGCCGGCTGGATCAACCGCGCTCTCGACTGGTGCCGCGATCACCACCACATGATGCGGGCGTGGGACGAGGCCATGGTCCTCGAACCCGAGTTCCGCACACTGGCCCGCGAAGGCATCTCCGCACTGCCCAACGCGATGCCGTCGTACCTGGCACGCTGGCCGCAGAGCCGACACGACGAGGCGAAACTCCGGGTCGAACTCCTGCTGACACAAGTCGAGCGCTTCTTCATTCGCTGGGCGGAACAGGGCGCGATCACCGCGGGTGCGGACGTCGCAGCAGACGTTCTCACCGACATCTGGTTTCCGGCACTCACGCCGCCCACGACCGATGTCGCGGCGCCGCGATAG
- a CDS encoding cytochrome P450: protein MTISDTTRTPDLPAGFDVTDPAVLGERIPFEEFAELRRNAPVWWCEQPPTVGGFQDEGYWVVSRHADVKEVSQRSDVFSSWENTAIARFADDMPREAVEMLRHLLLNKDAPEHTKLRKLISKLFTPRAINGMRDELDRRARSIVDTAVSEGPGDFVKQVASELPLQAIADLIGVPQDDQDKLFKWSNEMMGYDDPEYQGDPAVASTEVLGYAYQMADARRTCPADDIVTTLVQADIDGDSLSPEEFGFFVLILAVAGNETTRNAITHGMIAFLDNPEQWELYKKERPKTTADEIVRWATPVTAFQRTALEDTELAGVSIKKGQRVVMLYSSANFDEDVFENPMTFDITRNPNPHLGFGGTGAHFCIGANLARMEIDLMFNAIADNVPDITKIGDPRRLRSGWINGIKEFQVDYKSTGCPVAH from the coding sequence ATGACCATCTCGGACACAACACGCACGCCTGACCTGCCGGCCGGATTCGACGTCACCGATCCTGCTGTCCTCGGGGAGCGGATCCCTTTCGAGGAATTCGCCGAACTGCGTCGCAACGCACCCGTGTGGTGGTGTGAGCAGCCGCCGACGGTCGGTGGATTCCAGGACGAGGGCTACTGGGTGGTCTCGCGTCACGCTGACGTCAAAGAGGTCAGCCAGCGCAGCGATGTGTTCTCGAGCTGGGAGAACACCGCGATCGCGCGTTTCGCCGACGACATGCCACGTGAGGCCGTCGAGATGCTCCGGCATCTTCTGCTCAACAAGGATGCACCGGAGCACACCAAGCTCCGCAAGCTGATTTCGAAGCTGTTCACGCCTCGCGCGATCAACGGCATGCGCGACGAATTGGACCGTCGTGCACGGAGCATCGTCGACACCGCTGTGAGCGAAGGCCCGGGCGACTTCGTGAAGCAGGTTGCCAGCGAGCTGCCGCTCCAAGCGATCGCGGATCTGATCGGTGTACCGCAGGACGATCAAGACAAGCTGTTCAAGTGGTCCAACGAGATGATGGGCTACGACGACCCGGAATACCAGGGTGATCCGGCAGTCGCGTCCACCGAGGTCCTCGGATACGCGTACCAAATGGCAGACGCACGTCGTACCTGCCCGGCAGACGACATCGTCACCACTCTGGTCCAGGCCGACATCGACGGCGACTCCTTGAGCCCGGAGGAGTTCGGGTTCTTCGTGCTCATCCTGGCGGTCGCAGGGAACGAGACCACTCGCAACGCCATCACGCACGGAATGATCGCGTTCCTGGACAACCCCGAGCAGTGGGAGCTGTACAAGAAGGAACGTCCCAAGACGACGGCCGACGAGATCGTCCGTTGGGCGACACCCGTCACCGCCTTCCAGCGCACCGCGCTCGAGGACACGGAATTGGCAGGAGTGTCGATCAAGAAGGGGCAGCGCGTGGTGATGCTGTACAGCTCCGCGAACTTCGACGAGGACGTGTTCGAGAACCCGATGACGTTCGACATCACTCGTAACCCCAATCCGCACTTGGGCTTCGGCGGAACGGGCGCGCACTTCTGCATCGGTGCCAACCTCGCTCGTATGGAGATCGACTTGATGTTCAACGCGATCGCCGACAACGTCCCGGACATCACCAAGATCGGTGATCCGCGCCGTCTGCGCTCGGGTTGGATCAACGGCATCAAGGAGTTCCAGGTCGATTACAAGAGCACAGGCTGCCCGGTCGCTCACTAG
- a CDS encoding isocitrate lyase/PEP mutase family protein codes for MTSINDKATALLALHQPGNPVILPTVWDAWSANLAVAAGFAALTVGSHPVSDSIGKPDNEGITFDELLHRIKQITGAVDAPISVDIEGGYGLEPAVLIDGLIDAGAVGLNIEDTVHSEGGRLREAQEHADFVGGLRQAADAAGVHVVVNARTDLFVKQVGDEADRVDRAIARLKLAADAGADVLYPVGRHDDATQRRLTSELPLPINAIGIPDQDDPASFGPLGVARVSFGPFFQMALANRANEILGRWK; via the coding sequence ATGACTTCGATCAACGACAAGGCAACTGCTCTATTGGCGTTGCACCAGCCAGGTAATCCGGTCATTCTCCCGACGGTATGGGACGCGTGGTCGGCGAATCTTGCGGTGGCTGCCGGTTTTGCAGCCCTGACGGTAGGCAGTCATCCGGTTTCCGATTCCATCGGCAAGCCGGACAACGAGGGCATCACCTTCGACGAACTTCTGCACCGGATCAAGCAGATCACCGGTGCGGTCGACGCCCCGATCTCGGTGGACATCGAGGGTGGTTACGGGCTCGAGCCGGCAGTTCTCATCGACGGGTTGATCGATGCCGGCGCTGTCGGACTCAACATCGAGGACACCGTTCACAGTGAAGGCGGACGCTTGCGCGAGGCGCAGGAGCACGCCGACTTCGTGGGTGGGCTTCGTCAGGCCGCCGACGCAGCCGGAGTTCACGTTGTCGTCAACGCGCGCACCGACCTGTTCGTGAAGCAGGTCGGTGACGAGGCCGATCGCGTCGATCGCGCCATCGCACGCCTCAAGCTGGCGGCCGACGCCGGCGCCGACGTTCTCTACCCCGTCGGGCGCCATGACGACGCGACCCAGCGCCGCCTGACGTCCGAGCTCCCACTTCCGATCAATGCGATCGGAATCCCGGACCAGGACGACCCGGCAAGTTTCGGTCCGCTCGGAGTGGCACGTGTGAGCTTCGGTCCGTTCTTCCAGATGGCATTGGCCAACCGTGCGAACGAGATCTTGGGACGCTGGAAGTAA
- a CDS encoding DUF2804 domain-containing protein — translation MQTLMSPGPLLDDRGHLVETGWAPSEIRKYRRSAITAPKFRIKEWDYYCVLTADYGIALTVADNGYMGLLGVSWLDFRTPHEITENVMLPFPMGRLGLPESADDGDVVVSKGKARFEFRHVDGGRHLIVDYPAFDGGRGLHADLFLASPADDRMVIATPFPKASRSFYYNQKINCLPAAGTVRIGIDDFTFRSEDSFGVLDWGRGVWTFDNTWYWGSASGLVNGERFGFNIGYGFGDTTAASENIVFVGGRAHKLDRIDFGIPQGTYDGAPWNFSSNDGRFEMTFEPIIDRAATFDVGVLRSIQHQVFGKFSGTVILDDGTSVVVRDLLGFAEEVRNRW, via the coding sequence ATGCAGACACTGATGTCGCCCGGCCCGCTTCTCGACGATCGCGGACATTTGGTCGAGACGGGTTGGGCCCCATCGGAGATTCGCAAGTATCGACGCTCTGCGATCACCGCTCCCAAGTTCCGGATCAAGGAGTGGGACTACTACTGCGTTCTCACTGCGGATTACGGCATCGCGTTGACCGTCGCCGACAACGGGTACATGGGCTTGCTCGGAGTCTCCTGGCTCGATTTCCGAACACCACACGAGATCACCGAAAACGTGATGCTGCCGTTCCCGATGGGAAGGCTCGGTCTGCCCGAAAGCGCGGACGACGGTGATGTGGTGGTGTCGAAAGGTAAAGCTCGCTTCGAGTTTCGCCATGTGGACGGTGGGCGCCACCTGATTGTCGACTACCCGGCTTTCGACGGTGGGCGAGGCCTTCATGCCGATTTGTTCCTGGCGAGTCCTGCCGATGACCGGATGGTGATCGCCACACCGTTTCCGAAGGCGTCCCGTTCGTTTTACTACAACCAGAAGATCAACTGCCTGCCCGCTGCCGGGACCGTGCGAATCGGGATCGACGACTTCACATTTCGCTCGGAAGACTCGTTCGGCGTTCTCGATTGGGGCAGGGGAGTCTGGACTTTCGACAACACCTGGTACTGGGGTTCTGCATCCGGACTGGTGAACGGCGAGCGGTTCGGATTCAACATCGGTTACGGCTTCGGTGACACTACGGCGGCCAGCGAGAACATCGTGTTTGTCGGAGGGCGGGCACACAAACTGGACAGGATCGACTTCGGCATCCCGCAGGGAACGTACGACGGCGCTCCGTGGAACTTCTCGAGCAACGATGGTCGCTTCGAGATGACTTTCGAGCCGATCATCGACCGTGCCGCGACTTTCGACGTCGGGGTGCTGCGTTCGATTCAGCATCAGGTGTTCGGAAAGTTCTCCGGCACAGTGATCCTCGACGACGGCACCTCCGTGGTGGTTCGAGATCTCCTCGGATTTGCCGAGGAGGTTCGGAACCGCTGGTAG